The following DNA comes from Lates calcarifer isolate ASB-BC8 linkage group LG2, TLL_Latcal_v3, whole genome shotgun sequence.
AGAACATGAGGACCCGCCTCTGCCCCGAGTCCAGGAAGAGCGCCAGGAAGCTCTACGATCGAGCTCTCAAATTAAGAAAGAACAACCACCACCTCTTCACCAGTGAGTCCAGTGTGAACCCCacagggagggagaaggggTTTGGTTTCAACAGGGACACACTTCACAGGCAGTTGACAATTGAGTGTCGCAGCGTCGGAGGCTGTGGCCACACTGCACTTGTTGTGCCTGGCCCTGTTCTGTCAGACCCCTCATAAAAGCTTGTTCAGCACTGACCGTCACACAAGAGCAGCCCCAGGCCCCTTTTCTCAGCACGCACTCCTCTGTCAAGTGATGTGGCGCGACCGTGCTTTAGGAGCATGTGTCGCTGTTGGTGCTTCAGATATTTGAGAGGGGTCCTGGAGAGTTTTTCTCTCAGCTCACgtcaaacacacagtgagctAAATCTGTACCGCTACACTTCTATCTAATGTGTTGCTTTTATTCTCAAAATTGGGCcacataataatattttaagatTATTATTTACTTGGAAGCAGAAATCAAAATACTTGTTTGATAAAGACAGCGTATTAAATGATAATATACGAGATAAGGATGCTCCCTGCAACATCTCCTCCTTTTCATTGAGGGAGAGCAGCTCTCTAATTTCACACTTAAAGCACTTTGGAGGGATGCCATGATTAGTTtacacacaacatgaaaaacatgataCTTAAAAACACTGCAATCATGTGCCTTTACtgtcagtgtggctgctttttttttttaagctttttagcTCAGGCCCAAATGGGAAAATTGTCAGATTTGCTACTTAGAAATTTTTCAGGTGCCAATCATGTCAAAGTGGCAGAGCATGTCTGGATTAGAGTGCATGTCTAAAATGAACTTTTAATTATGATGCTATGGTTGTACATAATTGCAAATTGAATAATTGTTAGTGCTTGTTTGATTGGAGAGACGTGTTTTTATTCTCCTTCTTTGTGCATTCAGCAACCATTAACTTGAACAGCATGAATGATGGTTGGTTTGGAGCACTGAAAGAGAtaatccagcagcagcagaaccagcTGGTGTGGGTTTCAGAGGGCaaggtaagacacacacacacatgcacacatgtataACCATAAGCACAAACATACATAGACAGATTCCAAAGAGAAAATACAGACTAGAAATCACTTCTTCTCGCtcatttattctctctttctcaggcTGATGGGGCAGCTGAGGACGACCTGGACATCCATGACGACCGTCTGTCCTACCTGTCGGCACCAGGCAGTGAGTATTCCATGTACAGCACTGACAGCCGCCACACCTCCGACTAcgaggacacagacacagagggtGGAGCCTACACCGACCAGGAGCTGGACGAAACACTGAACGACGATGTGGGTCCACCCACGGAGCCCGCCATCACCCGCTCCTCTGAGCCTGTCCGAGAGGACCCGCCTGTCATCCAGGAGCCCCCTGGCTACGCTGGTTACCAGCACACGGTGCAGCCGGACCCCCTGAACCGCATCGACCCGGCTGGGTTCAAGGCACCAGTGCCGCAGCAGGTAGCGTTTCTGAGAGCTGTACGTCTCCCCTGTTGTCTGGAGGACGTGGTGTGCGTTAGAAGGGTTTTCTGGAGGCGCTATTGAAggctcttttttatttttacagttattCCGTCTATCTACCAAACAGTATCAGTGGGAAAGTGAAAACTTTTGTGGTCAGGTATTTATCGCAATATataaatactatatatataaaatatatatctatatttattatattatttattttatctatcTGCCTCTTCATGTTTGTTGATTGATGTTTGTGAGcgtgtgttttttatttttaaaaaggaggaaaacttTTACTGTTACTCTTGTACTCTGTATTACAACCAGCTGTTATTATTGGTGTGGCTGTTGCCGATGTCACTGGGAAAAGAAACTTATATTTGTCCAAGTGTCTGTACCAGTACTCACCTATGTGCACTTCCTACCTTTGTTTTACCTGTGATTGGGACTGTGACGATATGACACCAGAAAGTATTATGTGCATGTTGGAAATGCCCGTGTTAATCCAGTGTACgtgtgaaatgtatttatcaATACCCGATTGGCCGTTGTGATAACCAAAACTAACCGTGTGTCGTCTCATGATGTGTTAACGAAcataaaaaggggaaaaaaaaaagaaattcctgTAATGTAACCGTAGAATTAAAATCACAGTAGTATTCTCTAACAATGAAAATTTGTCCTGCTGCTAATTCCTAACCCTCGCATGCCGTTGGTTGATCTACAGCTACTGTTAAATGTGGAGACGGGTTATTGGCTGTTTGTATCAGTGTAAGCTGTAGGCGCGAGTGAGGAGCAGACCGATGTAGAGGGTCTATGGAGGTAGTAGCACTTGTTAGAACTGCACCGTGGTGTGTCAGCGCGTGTTATTAAACATTTCTGAACCACTTCACAGAAAGCAGAGGCCGCTGCCGTCCCTAGCGTCCCCCAGCAGCTTGAGCCCCTGGCTGAGACAATGCCCCCTGCTGTCGACGTTACTGTAAAAACTGTAGGGGGTCTGAGCCCTGACGAGGCTCCTGCAGCTCCCCACAGCCAGCCAAGCCCCAACCCAGAGGCTGGCTCGCTTAGGAGGCCCACCCCTGAGCTAGCCCCTCAGAGCATCACACCAGAACCTCTACAGTCTGGACTGGCCAGTTCCGAACCAAAGGTATCCATCTGACCGTCTCTGGATGCTCCGTGGCCCAGCCCGGCTCGGCTCGGCTCGGCTCAGCTCAGCTCGGTCTGACCTGGCTGAcctcctgtgctgctgctgctgctgctgctgcttcctgtctacctacctacctacctccTGCTGCCacgcttctctctctctccttccgCCCTGCATGTGTGCTGACCACAGTGCTGCccagaagagacagagatgtgtgtgtgagagtgtgtatgggCGTTACTGTGCGTGCGACagtgcgtatgtgtgtgcacgtgccaGAGTGCGAGCAAACGCTGGTAAACAACAGTGGGCTTGGAGGTGATGGCTGCGCTGATATGCCTACGTGTTGACGAGCAGTGGAAATCCTGCAGCTCTCACTGTTGCTTATCCTCTTTGCATGGCTGCAACATGTTTGCCTCATTCTCTGTTAACCACTAGAAGTAGAtctgtttgtgctgtatttATCAGATTGAATGGATCGTTTCCTTGTAAAAGTAGCCAATAAttttccagctgttttattcatgttttgaaCTCCAGCTGTAGCCAAGTAACAAACACCATCCAAAGAGAAATCTCCTTCAGATTTAGATGGAAAATTAATGGTTACTTCTTAAATATGAGGattttgaatatgttttttgtaCAATGGGTATGTGCTCGTAATGTTGAATATTATTGTGGATGTTTAAGTTGCCTTTATAATCGCATCAAGACAGTGGGTGACATTTTCCTTAGTGAATGCAGCAGTGAACACGTCATGTGtcatgtgacaaaaacacaaattattagTCAAATTATGAATCGACTTTCAATAAATagtttaaatcacatttatatCATctgtttgtcacattttctcagttaaGAAAAATGGAACccattgttttgttgtgttttaacaaCTTTGTTattctttgtttatttaatttcagtgtttaatttgGAGTTGCAGTGGTACATTGTGATGTTTTTAAGCTGCAATGAGTGTTTGGCTGtgctgcagttttctgtttAACTTAATATATTATCTGACCAGTAACCCCTCCCTCTCAGTTTCTCTATTTCAGGTCTTTCCCTTCTCGTTTTCTTCTTCCGCAATTAATTTCACAGACTTGTTTTAATATTTCCCCCTCTCTCATCCTTTAACTGACTTTTTGTATGTCCAGTTTTTCatatcacatattttatatcTGTGCTCTGTGTTAGTGGATCCTGTGCAGTTGTTGACcttattctttgttttttatttgtcctaCAGATGTTTCAAAAGGATCCAtacaacacagacaacacaggGAGAATTGGTCACAGCATGAAGCCTGTGACTTACAACCCTCAGCAGGGATATCACCCTGACCAGCAGCCATACAGAGATTACGACCACCCGCCCAGTCGGTATGATGTCAGCAGCAGTGGAGTCAGCAGCGGAGGTGGTTATCCCGAACCAAAGTACCGAAACTATGACTCTAACCCGCCCTACGAGAACAGCGTGCCTCACTACGACCAGCAACAGTGGAACCCCTACAACCAGCCGCTCTCTACTGCCAACTCCCAGGGCTACGATCACCGCTTGCCGTACAGTGACGGCCCTGACTCCCAGTACACCCCTCCGCTCCGCTACGACGAGCCCCCACCTCCGCAGGGATTTGACGGACGGCCTCGCTACGGTAAACCGACAGGCCCGGCGCCTGTTCGTTACGATGATCCACTTCCCGCCCCGGCGCCTGACCTGCACTATGACCAGGATTCTCACCTGAGTACGTACCCCACTGCTGCCCGCTCCCCTGACCCCGCCGCCCAGCGGCCCGCCTACAACCAGGGACCAACAGTGCAACAAAAAGGCTACAAACCTCAGCAGTACGACCCCATTCCTGTGAACTCTGAAACCAGCCCCACACCTCCTCCCAAAGCAGAGGCACCCTCAGCTTCCCCTGTGGACACTCCAAAACCTGCAGCGGCCAGAGACGAGCAACAGGAGGAGGACCCCGCCATGCGCCCCCAGTCGGTCCTGACGAGGGTCAAGATGTTTGAGAACAAACGCTCTGTGTCCATGGACCGAGCCAGAGATACAGGAGATTCATCTGGAAGCAGGGTAAAGTCTTTAGCTTGTAGATATTTATAATTTATGCCCATGGAGTAACGATAGTTAACAGTGTACTTAACTTAAACATTTCTTTGACAGATTAGAGATTAACATTTGTACTTTCTTATCTTACTCATTGCCTTTACTCCTATAGGCAGCTGATTTACCCTTGAAAGCAGGTGGAGTAATCCCTAAAGCAAATTCTCTGAGCAACCTGGATCAAGAGAAGACCTTCAGGTAAGCCCAGGCTTACTCTGCTGTTACCGTGTTTTCACTCAGTCAGAGTAATGTGGGACTAAAACTCCACATCATTTACTGTGAAGCTCTTGGCCATTTGTCAGTGTaaactcttcctctcctgctccttctgCTTTACATTTTACTACTTTTTCCTCACTCCCACCCAGAGCCCCTGAGCCGCAGAAGCCTCAGTCCAAGGCGGCTGATGATATCGTGCGCTCCAACCATTACAACCCTGACGAGGACGAGGACTACTACAGGAAGCAGCTGTCTTACTTTGACCGGCTCCAAGCTGGCCCCAACAAACCCCAGCCACAAGCACAAACAGCCCACAACTACGCCAGGTGAAGCTCACTCCCATCCACGCATtcatcttgtgtttttatgaaacGTCCTGGGCGTTTTTCCTTTGACCTCTTGTCTTACATCTCACGATACAGGACAGAGTCAGTGGAGAAACCAAGTCCAGTGGAGAAAAAATATGAACCTGTCCCCCAGGTGACGCCATCTCTGCCGCCGGCCACACTGCCCAAACCCTCACCTGAAGGTAAAATGTgttcaattttatttcattttctcaagGGAAAGAAACAGTAGGATTCATCTTCCTGCtgtatttgccaaaatgtaCACAGTTTCATCCAAATAACAACTCGGAGACACACACTGTAGAGCTCCTCGGCTTACTCCCACGTCTCCTCCACAGCTAAGCCTCCTGCCCGAGAGGACACTGTCCAAACCAACTTCCTGCCTCACAAGAGTTTCCCCGAGAAGTCTCCAGTTAACGGCACTAGCGAACAGCCTCCGAAAACAGTCACGAGCACCGGGGCTCCACCAGCATCCAGCTACAACCGCTACGTGCCCAAGCCCTACACCACCTCTGCCAGGCCTTTTGCACGCATGTTCGACAGTCCAAAATTCAACCACAACCTTCTGCCCAACGACAAGCCTGACACTGCTCCGAAGGTAAGCAGTGTTGATTTAGTGCAGCAGAGATGTAATgtctaatgtcttttttttttctaaacaaaacatgacagaaatataaaaaaatatacacaaataaaatcgataaacataaataaaatggagTAAAATACCCAACAACAGGTCATTATGTTGTAAGTGATAAAGTTCTGTTGTTGGGAGAGGAATGTTGTCAGTATTCAGGTCTTTTCACGAACAGCGTGACGcgaatataaaacacaaaaatgtgagaTACTTGCTCGTGAATATTCAGAAACTGCATCTCCACCGCGGCCGGTGGTGAGCGTattttttaggatgtttgtgggacagtCTGAGGTCCTGTTGTGGGTGCAGCCAGGAGACCAAGGAGGCCTGTGTGATTGTAATCGTTTTTTTCCTGCGTAGTATTCgctgtctgtgtgaaaatactCATAACAAAAACGCCCTCAGTGTTTAAAGGCCTTTATTGTACGAGGGTTAATCCTGAGATTAACTGTTGAGCTGCATGTTGACTCTTGAGAAAGTGATTTGATGTAGAGAAATGTCTGTAACCAGCAAACAAAACAGTCTCGTCACactttgtatttttacttaGTGAGAGCAGATTGATCTGAAACAGCTGTTTCAATTCTGCACATAACTCCTGACtccctttgtgtttgtgagcagGGCCGGAGCTCCAGCCCAGTGAAGCCTCAGGTACCTCCACAGCCCCAGAACGCAGACCACGACAGCGGCCTGGACACTTTCACACGCACTATGGACCACCGCTCCAAATACCAGCACAACAACGTCAACGCTGTGCCCAAGGCCATCCCCGTGAGGTAACACACTCCGTCTGCCTGCAGGTTAAACCGAAGGTATTCAGTCTGATATGAGCGTGACAGTAAAGGTATCTGTCTCCCAGCCCCAGTGCCctggatgatgatgaagacgaAGACGAGGGCCACACTGTGGTTGCAACAGCTCGAGGCATCTTCAACAGTAACGGCGGCGTCCTGAGCTCCATCGAGACGGGCGTCAGCATAATAATCCCACAGGGTGCCATCCCCGAAGGAGTGGAGCAGGAGATCTACTTCAAGGTCTGCCGAGACAACAGCATCCTGCCGCCGCTCGACAAGGAGAAAGGTAACTCCTGCGTGTGTTTCCTTACTCACATCTAAATGATTGGTTGCTTTATGATCACATCATTTAGATGAGCTGTCACAGTAATGAACCtccagagaattatcacctgaatctgttcagctctctgtctgtaaGTTTACTTTACCAttctcagatgttttcagtgaaacaaAATCCACTGTACGCTACCCGCTCGGACTCtgacacagttagcaactagcaGCTAAAGtgccagatatttccctcaggaggtggtaCAACCACACACCAGCCAAACTGAACCTCTTCGTGTGCATGTGATTGTGCTCATCCTGAGTTTATAaccctgctctgtgtttgtgttcacaggaGAGACTCTGCTCAGCCCTCTGGTGATGTGTGGACCTCATGGCCTCAAGTTTTTGAAGCCTGTGGAGCTACGCTTACCTCACTGTGCGTCAATGACCCCTGATGGTTGGTCTTTTGCTCTAAAATCCTCCGACTCCTCGTCGGGTATgctgtgctctctctgttcttccGGGGTCGTTTGGGCTGGCTGTGTGACAGTTTGAGGGTTGTGGGTCACTGTTTTAGCAGATTTTACCCCTAGTTTTGGTTCTCGTCTTATTCAAAAACccctttaaaatatttaaaatgacataattTATTCACTCTCACAATGAGAATCAATCCAGGGGggaaaatctgtcttttttcataaTTATGGCTTTGGgttgattcattttcatcatttatagTTAACTCACCCACACAATCTCTCATTTGCTGAATCACTGGTTCTCCTCATGTGGTGTTTATTAATTTTACATGCTGAAATTGCAGTTATTTTTCTCTTGGTTTTCACCTCTGAGTCACCCTAACACAAGTTTCTTTTATGTCATTTAAAACGCATGTTTGGCTGCACAATCATTTAACTTCATCAGGTAGAATCACAGTGCATGCTGCTCTGCTACAGAGTGATTTTCTCACATAGCCGCCCAAATCCTGACCTGAAGAACAGCTTATACAGATCTTCCAGAAACTGGGACACTGTCATAACCAATAATGCCTGTTATTATCCtccaaaaaaatgaaaagttataCAAAGACATCTTGCTACCAAGTCGAAATATAGCAATCTAAATTTAGCTCCCTTCACCCCAgtggtttttcttctttcaagGTGGCAAGAAAAcaggttttcagtttttcagacaGGCAGATTTGGAGTCTGTTTGTGAAATTGGATCAGGGAAAGACAGGAAAGCAGACGTAGGTAAACCATTCACAGCTCTCATCAGCTGCAGGAGATCAGCATTCAAGTAAATCTCTTAAAATAACCTCAGCTCCACCAACAGCAAATTGTAATTTAGATCAAGTTTTTGAGACTTGACGTCATAGATAcagtagaaaaataaagttcCTATAAAAGCAGAAGTCAGAGAACAGTGTTTGTAAAATCCATATTTGGACCAGCAGTTTATTCAGGACAGAAATGAGATAAAGAGAAGATGATGCACAAATCACGTTCATAGAAATCAGAGCCGAGACAAACTCAACTTTATGTCAGTTAATCTATAACAAACTGATATTTGAGAAAGACCTGAGGCTCATAGAGAAGTTGAACTTCtgcaaagaaggaaaaagaagaacaggaaactgagtATTAATACTATCCTTCTCCTGCCCTGTCTTGAAAAACAGTGGTAATTTTGGCAGTGGTCAGGATTAGCTGTTAATTAGCCTCATTTTAAGGATGAGACTTGGAGGGCTGAATGAGATGTCCGCTCACTCCGTTGTCTTGCTGAATTGTGGGAGGATTATCAGGCTGCGTCGTAATCCTCTTATTGTAAAGCAAGGCCACTCTCTggcctcctcctgtctcctgtgGTTTTCTCTTCACTTTGATTCCCtgcttctcctttttcctcctcactaCACAACTCTGCATCTTACCGcctctgttctgtgtttgctgcgttattctgtttgtctctgtcttcgCTTATAGCTCTGTTTTTACAAAAAGAAACTCTCCATTGTCATGTGACAACTTGACGTGTGACCTGTGCTTTTCAAACCTGAACATCTGACACCTCATCGCCGTGCGGTGCCGCCTCACAGGCAGACATCAAAGAAAGGCCACAAACTCAGATGGCGTTTTTTATTTGAAGTTGTAAAGATCagtgtttgtgcacacacaccgCCTCCTGTAGGACTGAATTATTTCTGTTACTGCAGAGCTGCATTTTCAAAACATAAGATGGATGAGACGAGCATTTACGTCATAGTGCCACGGTTCACCAGTCCCAGTTTAAAGGGACCTTTAAGGCCGACCGGCGAGGGTTGTTTAGGCGAGTTTGTCGGAGCAAACGTTGCTTTATGATTGGTccaaagaggaaacaaagctGAGGGCTGTCCGATTAACATTTCTCCACCAAACAGGTCAGTAGACAGGTGTAGACTTCCTCTCAGTCGCAGCTCAATCACATCGACCAACGCTGCTCCACCACTCGGCTACAGTTCGACTGCATTTATATCACACTTTAAAATTAGCTCTTCACATGTCAGTGGCTCTTCACCACTGTACAAGTGCCAGCCTGCTCATTGGGAACTGTGAGATAACGTAATGACAAGGCAGAGTGACAAACGCTGATCCTTAGAGCTTGTATTTAAGGATTGTATCTGAGTGACTTTCCCTCTCTGCATCTGCTCTGATTATTGTCACATTTACCTTAAACTTCACCACAGGATTAACAGTTAAAAGATCGTCCGTTGATCTCAGCGAGGAGGCCGTGTTCATACAGTCACGTGTACAGTTTAGTCTGTCTACTGTATCGATGGACCTCTGCCAAGCCGGCTCTGCTTACCCCTGATTGATTACTGGAACTTTCCTCTTGGCACAGACCTGTATGTTTATAATTGCAATTACGCCGAGACCTCGCGGTCACTGAGGTTTAATTTGCAGTCAACAAGAGGCGAGGGGACGttcaataaaaaaatgaaattgctTTTACTAGTCTGTTTTGCCACTGTGCTTGGATATCGTCCACAAACTCGCAGTTTCACTAAACGTGGCTCGTAGACAATGGATGTGATCAGGTTCTGTTTTAAATGAGACCAGTGTTTAATGACAGGAgactctgtggtgtttttgcagGTGCTTTTAAAACACACGGCAGTTTGGGGTTTTCCATAAAAAGCAGCTGTTAACACTCACCGACCCTCTCCTCCCAtcccatctgtctgtcctcaggtgACCCAAAAAGCTGGCAGAACAAGTCTCTCCCCGGAGACCCCAACTACCTGGTGGGAGccaactgtgtttctgtgctcaTTGACCACTTTTAAGGACGGGGCCAGCAGGTGTGGTGTTTCTGAAAGTGGGAAAGCATGGTGGATAAAATGAAGAggacgaacacacacacacacacacacactcctaacatacacacacaccacattatgGAGCATGAAGAAGATCCAGTCAGTGCTGTTTACTGCACCGTGGATGAAGGCGAGACACTGATGATCTGTTCTTTAAACTCTTTTCCCAATTTGAAGTTTTGATGTGAAACTATTGATGCATGCCCCATGCCACTGAAGATTgacattatatactgtatacgGCAACgtttaatgtaatttttacaTGAatatagatggatggatggctttTGAAGCAGCGTACGTGCTTCAAAAATATTTATGCTAtatatgcatacagtatatatagtaGTATAGAGAAGATTTACTAAAAAAAATACTCGTGAGTTCAGTCGACATCTTGTTATTTTTCAGTTCAagtgactgaaaacaaatacCTACGTGTTTTTTTCCACATCGAGGGGATTTTAATGAAGGTTTGAGGCAGGACAGACGAGAGGTAAAAACCAGAGGTGGTGACATTTTGAAGGAATCGGCAAAACACAAGCTGGATATTATGAAcccaagcagcagcagcagcagcagcacactttTAGAGACGTTCTTCCTCCACTCCTTCCtttattcttcctttttcttgCAGTAATATCTCGTAGCTTACTTTCCTACCGAGTACCACGTCTCTCTCCTTCCAGCCTGAGGGAGATCTATGCATGTTCTTTACTCAGGTCCAGTAGCCTCCTCAGTTCTCTCCTCacatctatctctctctctctctcttctctctttcttctctttcttttttctgtctgtgcactcttgcactcacacacaaataagcaGTGATGCCTTATCTGCAGATTATTCACTTTTcattaaggaaaaaaaataagttatGATAAATTATGGTataatgtcatttgttttgccatttcattttttgtgaaCCCACTGTATAAATGGACTTGGGTTTAGTTCACAGTAACAGTCGATAAAGGATAACAAAGGTATGCTCTTCTTTTATCTGCTATGcattacttaaaaaaaacaagaaaacagaaaagaagtgGCTGTAAATAAAGCTAGCATATTGccttgtttcttttgtttgtaaatgaactttttgtatgtctttcttttttgtatAAAAACTtagagaaaacatgttttaaaaagtggaaGAAAGTGAACGTGGTTATCTTTGTATTCTGGATATACCCTCGAGCCTTGGAACTTATAACCTAACAATAATGCATCACACCTTTTCTACCGATATATTCACACACTAcgtcacaaaaacaaaaaaaggtctTTTCACGGCTGTTTGAGGATCAGGAACGTACTCGGgctaaaatacatttaaaacatgttctTTTTGAAAGGGTGTGCTCTCAAAGTGTCCCCCTCACTGATTTGTGATACTGGATGCTGTATTGTGTGCccttaaatgtatttttgtactAATAGACGATATATGATGTATGGCACACCAgtaccattttatttttagatataACACGGCTTTAATTGGATATTAGCTCTTCACGTGTGGctgactttttttctcctctacaACACAATTTTAAGTATACCACtgtattaataaataaaatcatttttaaagtaaagagtttgtgttaaaggaagttttttttccacctaCAAAGTGATTGCTGCTTTCCTTCCTTTTCACCTCTGATAATCACAACTTGTATTTGGCTTTTTTTCTAAGACTGCACTGAAAGATTATTTCCTTTATTAGTTCATGTCTAAATTGATTCATTGTTTAATCTGTTAAAGGacaaaaaatagtgaaaatgctCGTCAGGATTCATCAGATTTATTCTgaaactgcttgttttgtttgaccaacagttCAGAACTAAAAAGGTCTTCCGACCACAACACTGGAAAACCAGAATAACCTCTATTGATCAGCTTCAGTCTGAggatttttgtttgaaaatgatcaAACTTGTCTCCGGTTAATTGTTGTGTTCAGCAGCTTGGCTCATGTTTCACCGCCAGGTGGCGCAGGTGAGCTCTAAATGAGCAAGGTCAGAAACACAAAGGTCCTTCAGCTGTGACTTTAGGATCCtaacatttctgtttcatattcTGACCGGTAGAAAACATGTCGATGAGGAAGGAGGAGCAAACATAAATCAGGTGtgtgaagttttattttttctctccagctACACCTGAGATATTTGCTCTCACATTAACAGCCTgattcaaatgtgtgttttcatgaaatAACTTCACTGTTTCTGCCTTTCTGAGCACACACAGGAAGTGGTTCTCAACGTGTGGCTCCAGACCAAATGAGTGGACGCCTTCTAATGGGTCACAGTCCAAAGAGGCTGGAAACCACCTCTTTCATTAAACCTGATGATTTAATGATGCAGCCGCTGTCGTGTCCTGCAGCTCTTCAGGAGAAACTCCTCTCCAGGTGTGGTGCATTTACTACCTGCTCGGATCGTTACCTCCACCCTGCATCACGCAGAGCCAGTGTTCAATGACAATGCAGTCCCGGCGCTGCGGCTGGAGCTGATGTTAATCTACAGCCGCGGTGTTTTATTAAAGGTAAACCCACCTGAACTCAGCGTTTAAACGTCGCTCATTCGTCTAATTTCccgatttaaaaaaaaagaggagaaaccaTCCTGAA
Coding sequences within:
- the tjp1a gene encoding tight junction protein ZO-1 isoform X6, giving the protein MKYQKYITVMQMAMGVTASNKDCLPAKRQLWVTPPDGETSPSGAPGCSDGPIGATGGAGAMAMPATSTLSLPMSQGKPSLRRIKGRIHRSKSLDSIDLLDSNSAAMEETVIWEQHTVTLHRAPGFGFGIAISGGRDNPHFQSGETSIVISDVLKGGPAEGLLQENDRVVMVNAVSMDNVEHAYAVQQLRKSGKNAKITIRRKRKVQIPVSRPGDRETMSEHEEEDSDEDDGYEHHSGRGGQSAYGGASGGTGTGRRHDRERSSSGRRDHSASRERSVSPRSDRRSQASSAPPRPAKVTLVKSRKNEAEYGLRLASHIFVKDISPESLAARDGNIQEGDVVLKINGTVTENLSLIDAKKLIERSKGKLKMVVQRDERATLLNIPDLDDSIPSANNSDRDDISEIHSLTSDHSNRSHGRGSRSRSPDRPEPSDHLRHSPRQISNGSHRSRDEDRISKPGAMSTPVKSSDDGVLSQASDQASSRDDKQLPPLPEPKPVYAQPGQPDVDLPVSPSDAPVPSAAHDDSILRPSMKLVKFKKGESVGLRLAGGNDVGIFVAGVLEDSPAAKEGLEEGDQILRVNNVDFANIIREEAVLFLLDLPRGEEVTILAQKKKDVYRRIVESDVGDSFYIRTHFEYEKESPYGLSFNKGEVFRVVDTLYNGKLGSWLAIRIGKNHQEVERGIIPNKNRAEQLSSVQYTLPKTPGGDRADFWRFRGLRSSKRNLRKSREDLSAQPVQTKFPAYERVVLREAGFLRPVVIFGPIADVAREKLAREEPDIFELAKTQQQQGGEKSEPRDAGTDQKSSGIIRLHTIKQIIDRDKHAVLDITPNAVDRLNYAQWYPIVVFLNPDTKQGVKNMRTRLCPESRKSARKLYDRALKLRKNNHHLFTTTINLNSMNDGWFGALKEIIQQQQNQLVWVSEGKADGAAEDDLDIHDDRLSYLSAPGSEYSMYSTDSRHTSDYEDTDTEGGAYTDQELDETLNDDVGPPTEPAITRSSEPVREDPPVIQEPPGYAGYQHTVQPDPLNRIDPAGFKAPVPQQKAEAAAVPSVPQQLEPLAETMPPAVDVTVKTVGGLSPDEAPAAPHSQPSPNPEAGSLRRPTPELAPQSITPEPLQSGLASSEPKMFQKDPYNTDNTGRIGHSMKPVTYNPQQGYHPDQQPYRDYDHPPSRYDVSSSGVSSGGGYPEPKYRNYDSNPPYENSVPHYDQQQWNPYNQPLSTANSQGYDHRLPYSDGPDSQYTPPLRYDEPPPPQGFDGRPRYGKPTGPAPVRYDDPLPAPAPDLHYDQDSHLSTYPTAARSPDPAAQRPAYNQGPTVQQKGYKPQQYDPIPVNSETSPTPPPKAEAPSASPVDTPKPAAARDEQQEEDPAMRPQSVLTRVKMFENKRSVSMDRARDTGDSSGSRAADLPLKAGGVIPKANSLSNLDQEKTFRAPEPQKPQSKAADDIVRSNHYNPDEDEDYYRKQLSYFDRLQAGPNKPQPQAQTAHNYARTESVEKPSPVEKKYEPVPQVTPSLPPATLPKPSPEAKPPAREDTVQTNFLPHKSFPEKSPVNGTSEQPPKTVTSTGAPPASSYNRYVPKPYTTSARPFARMFDSPKFNHNLLPNDKPDTAPKGRSSSPVKPQVPPQPQNADHDSGLDTFTRTMDHRSKYQHNNVNAVPKAIPVSPSALDDDEDEDEGHTVVATARGIFNSNGGVLSSIETGVSIIIPQGAIPEGVEQEIYFKVCRDNSILPPLDKEKGETLLSPLVMCGPHGLKFLKPVELRLPHCDPKSWQNKSLPGDPNYLVGANCVSVLIDHF